One genomic segment of Hemibagrus wyckioides isolate EC202008001 linkage group LG08, SWU_Hwy_1.0, whole genome shotgun sequence includes these proteins:
- the LOC131358067 gene encoding regakine-1-like isoform X4, producing MKMSRVFLVLGFVLIMALYSDSQPEALNSEICCFEFFTGKIPAKNILNVKKTGSHCPQQGFVVTTVNSPGLCVRDVSVEGQKT from the exons ATGAAGATGAGTCGTGTGTTTCTGGTCCTGGGCTTCGTCCTGATCATGGCACTTTACTCAGACTCTCAGC ctgAGGCCCTAAACTCTGAGATCTGCTGTTTCGAATTCTTCACTGGCAAAATTCCTGCCAAAAACATCCTGAATGTTAAAAAGACAGGATCACACTGTCCACAGCAAGGCTTTGT cgttACTACTGTTAATTCCCCCGGTCTGTGTGTTCGTGATGTCAGCGTCGAAGGACAAAAAACTTAA
- the LOC131358067 gene encoding C-C motif chemokine 18-like isoform X2 → MMMSRVFLVLGFVLIMALYSDSQPFGPQSEICCFDFFTGKIPPKQILDVKKTGSHCPQQGFVVTTPKITNLCVREVTVKGQET, encoded by the exons ATGATGATGAGTCGTGTGTTTCTGGTCCTGGGCTTCGTCCTGATCATGGCGCTCTACTCAGACTCTCAGC ctttTGGCCCACAGTCTGAGATCTGCTGTTTCGACTTCTTCACTGGCAAAATTCCTCCCAAACAAATCCTGGATGTTAAAAAGACAGGATCACACTGTCCACAGCAAGGCTTCGT tgttactacTCCTAAAATCACCAATCTGTGTGTTCGTGAAGTCACTGTCAAAGGACAAGAAACTTAA
- the LOC131358067 gene encoding regakine-1-like isoform X1, whose protein sequence is MMMSRVFLVLGFVLIMALYSDSQPEALNSEICCFEFFTGKIPAKNILNVKKTGSHCPQQGFVVTTVNSPGLCVRDVSVEGQKT, encoded by the exons ATGATGATGAGTCGTGTGTTTCTGGTCCTGGGCTTCGTCCTGATCATGGCGCTCTACTCAGACTCTCAGC ctgAGGCCCTAAACTCTGAGATCTGCTGTTTCGAATTCTTCACTGGCAAAATTCCTGCCAAAAACATCCTGAATGTTAAAAAGACAGGATCACACTGTCCACAGCAAGGCTTTGT cgttACTACTGTTAATTCCCCCGGTCTGTGTGTTCGTGATGTCAGCGTCGAAGGACAAAAAACTTAA
- the LOC131358067 gene encoding C-C motif chemokine 18-like isoform X3, whose protein sequence is MKMSRVFLVLGFVLIMALYSDAQPFGPQSEICCFDFFTGKIPPKQILDVKKTGSHCPQQGFVVTTPKITNLCVREVTVKGQET, encoded by the exons ATGAAGATGAGTCGTGTGTTTCTGGTCCTGGGCTTCGTCCTGATCATGGCGCTCTACTCAGACGCTCAGC ctttTGGCCCACAGTCTGAGATCTGCTGTTTCGACTTCTTCACTGGCAAAATTCCTCCCAAACAAATCCTGGATGTTAAAAAGACAGGATCACACTGTCCACAGCAAGGCTTCGT tgttactacTCCTAAAATCACCAATCTGTGTGTTCGTGAAGTCACTGTCAAAGGACAAGAAACTTAA
- the LOC131358194 gene encoding C-C motif chemokine 13-like encodes MKMSRVFLVLGFVLIMALYSDAQPFALPSEECCFNFFTGKIPAKNILNVKKTGSHCPQQGFVVTTVKHTGMCVREISLK; translated from the exons ATGAAGATGAGTCGTGTGTTTCTGGTCCTGGGCTTCGTCCTGATCATGGCGCTCTACTCAGACGCTCAGC CTTTTGCCCTACCGTCTGAGGAGTGCTGTTTCAACTTCTTCACTGGCAAAATTCCTGCCAAAAACATCCTGAATGTTAAAAAGACAGGATCACACTGTCCCCAGCAAGGCTTTGT cgttACTACTGTTAAACACACTGGTATGTGTGTCCGTGAAATCAGCCTCAAATGA
- the LOC131358160 gene encoding C-C motif chemokine 18-like isoform X2, translating to MKMSRVFLVLGFVVIMALYSDSQPFGPQSEICCFNFYPGKIPAENIVDVKKTGSDCPKQGFIVTTVNSPGLCVREVTVKGQET from the exons ATGAAGATGAGTCGTGTGTTTCTGGTCCTGGGCTTTGTCGTGATCATGGCGCTCTACTCAGACTCTCAGC ctttTGGCCCACAGTCTGAGATCTGCTGTTTCAACTTCTATCCTGGCAAAATTCCTGCCGAAAACATTGTGGATGTTAAAAAGACAGGATCAGACTGTCCAAAGCAAGGCTTCAT tgttactaCTGTTAATTCCCCCGGTCTGTGTGTTCGTGAAGTCACTGTCAAAGGACAAGAAACTTAA
- the LOC131358160 gene encoding C-C motif chemokine 18-like isoform X1: protein MKMSRVFLVLGFVLIMALYSDAQPFGPQSEICCFNFYPGKIPAENIVDVKKTGSDCPKQGFIVTTVNSPGLCVREVTVKGQET, encoded by the exons ATGAAGATGAGTCGTGTGTTTCTGGTCCTGGGCTTCGTCCTGATCATGGCGCTTTACTCAGACGCTCAGC ctttTGGCCCACAGTCTGAGATCTGCTGTTTCAACTTCTATCCTGGCAAAATTCCTGCCGAAAACATTGTGGATGTTAAAAAGACAGGATCAGACTGTCCAAAGCAAGGCTTCAT tgttactaCTGTTAATTCCCCCGGTCTGTGTGTTCGTGAAGTCACTGTCAAAGGACAAGAAACTTAA
- the LOC131358205 gene encoding C-C motif chemokine 13-like isoform X1, protein MKMSRVFLVLGFVLIMALYSDAQPFGPQSEICCFNFYPGKIPAENIVAVKKTGSHCPQQGFVVTTVNSPGLCVREVTVKGQET, encoded by the exons ATGAAGATGAGTCGTGTGTTTCTGGTCCTGGGCTTCGTCCTGATCATGGCGCTCTACTCAGACGCTCAGC ctttTGGCCCACAGTCTGAGATCTGCTGTTTCAACTTCTATCCTGGCAAAATTCCTGCCGAAAACATTGTGGCTGTTAAAAAGACAGGATCACACTGTCCACAGCAAGGCTTCGT tgttactacTGTTAATTCCCCCGGTCTGTGTGTTCGTGAAGTCACTGTCAAAGGACAAGAAACTTAA
- the LOC131358205 gene encoding C-C motif chemokine 13-like isoform X2 has product MKMSRVFLVLGFVLIMALYSDSQPFGPQSEICCFNFYPGKIPAENIVAVKKTGSHCPQQGFVVTTVNSPGLCVREVTVKGQET; this is encoded by the exons ATGAAGATGAGTCGTGTGTTTCTGGTCCTGGGCTTCGTCCTGATCATGGCGCTTTACTCAGACTCTCAGC ctttTGGCCCACAGTCTGAGATCTGCTGTTTCAACTTCTATCCTGGCAAAATTCCTGCCGAAAACATTGTGGCTGTTAAAAAGACAGGATCACACTGTCCACAGCAAGGCTTCGT tgttactacTGTTAATTCCCCCGGTCTGTGTGTTCGTGAAGTCACTGTCAAAGGACAAGAAACTTAA
- the LOC131358274 gene encoding C-C motif chemokine 13-like — protein sequence MKMSRVFLVLGFVLIMALYSDAQPFALPSEDCCFNFYTGKIPAKNILNVKKTGSHCPQQGFVVTTVKHTGMCVREISLK from the exons ATGAAGATGAGTCGTGTGTTTCTGGTCCTGGGCTTCGTCCTGATCATGGCGCTCTACTCAGACGCTCAGC CTTTTGCCCTACCGTCTGAGGACTGCTGTTTCAACTTCTACACTGGCAAAATTCCTGCCAAAAACATCCTGAATGTTAAAAAGACAGGATCACACTGTCCACAGCAAGGCTTTGT cgttACTACTGTTAAACACACTGGTATGTGTGTCCGTGAAATCAGCCTCAAATGA